The following proteins are co-located in the Pan troglodytes isolate AG18354 chromosome 5, NHGRI_mPanTro3-v2.0_pri, whole genome shotgun sequence genome:
- the GFOD1 gene encoding glucose-fructose oxidoreductase domain-containing protein 1 isoform X2, producing the protein MLPGVGVFGTSLTARVIIPLLKDEGFAVKALWGRTQEEAEELAKEMSVPFYTSRIDEVLLHQDVDLVCINLPPPLTRQIAVKTLEPGHQRKKISRQKNTGENKMPRGSVQLSFCSLQHPHVGHLFTPHDAALGESQGTGFKPLGMQPV; encoded by the exons ATGCTTCCCGGGGTGGGCGTGTTCGGCACCAGCCTCACGGCCCGTGTCATCATCCCGCTGCTGAAAGACGAGGGCTTCGCGGTGAAGGCGCTGTGGGGCCGCACGCAGGAAGAAGCGGAGGAGCTGGCCAAGGAGATGAGTGTCCCCTTCTACACTAGCCGCATTGATGAGGTGCTGCTGCATCAGGACGTGGACTTGGTGTGCATTAACCTGCCGCCGCCCCTCACCAGACAGATCGCTGTCAAAACCCTAG AACCAGGACACCAGAGGAAGAAAATCAGCAGACAGAAAAATACTGGGGAAAATAAAATGCCACGTGGTTCTGTTCAGCTGAGCTTCTGCTCCCTCCAGCACCCCCACGTGGGACATTTGTTTACCCCCCACGATGCTGCTCTTGGAGAGTCCCAGGGGACAGGTTTCAAGCCCTTGGGGATGCAGCCTGTCTAA